In the genome of Nitrospira sp. SG-bin1, one region contains:
- a CDS encoding Xaa-Pro aminopeptidase — protein MKRTTIPQPEAATLFIAASEQDSNLYYATRFMAPDPFIYLEIKGERLMVMSDLEMDRARAQSSVDRVLSYSEIEQKAKKQGMKNPTTVDIVHIILKESKVRRLLVPANFPFIYATRLQELGYSLKPKRDPFYEQRVVKTADEVREIELSQRATEEAVASAHDLLRRASIQDGELWCDGGVLTSERVKQLVNVKLMERNCVAQHTIVAGGEQACDPHNEGSGPLPAHRSIIFDVFPRSATSRYFADMSRTVIRGKASPELKRLYGIVKDAQEDAIDKIKDGADGMKIHQGICTRFEKAGYKTGLVNGRMQGYFHGTGHGVGLDIHEAPRISRTGSLLQEGHVVTVEPGLYYPGLGAVRIEDMVLVTKDGCRNLTNFPKVFELG, from the coding sequence ATGAAACGCACTACGATACCCCAACCGGAGGCGGCCACACTGTTCATCGCCGCCAGCGAACAGGACTCGAATCTGTACTATGCCACACGTTTCATGGCACCGGATCCGTTTATCTATCTCGAAATCAAGGGTGAGCGGCTGATGGTCATGAGTGATCTGGAAATGGATCGCGCCAGGGCTCAATCGTCGGTCGATCGAGTGCTCTCCTACTCGGAAATCGAACAGAAAGCCAAGAAACAGGGGATGAAAAACCCGACGACGGTCGATATCGTGCATATCATCTTGAAAGAATCCAAAGTCAGACGGCTGCTGGTCCCCGCCAATTTCCCCTTCATCTATGCGACGCGATTACAAGAGTTGGGATACAGCCTTAAACCGAAGCGCGATCCTTTTTATGAGCAACGTGTTGTAAAAACCGCGGACGAGGTTCGAGAGATCGAACTATCCCAGCGAGCCACTGAAGAAGCGGTAGCCTCGGCTCATGATCTCCTGCGTCGAGCGTCGATCCAAGACGGAGAGCTTTGGTGTGACGGAGGGGTGTTGACATCCGAGCGAGTCAAGCAGTTGGTCAACGTCAAACTCATGGAGCGGAACTGTGTGGCCCAGCATACGATCGTGGCGGGGGGGGAGCAGGCCTGCGATCCCCATAATGAAGGCAGTGGGCCGTTGCCGGCTCATCGCAGCATCATCTTTGATGTCTTCCCTCGCTCCGCGACGAGCCGCTATTTTGCCGACATGTCGCGGACGGTGATACGCGGAAAAGCGAGCCCGGAACTCAAACGATTGTACGGCATCGTGAAGGATGCTCAGGAAGATGCTATCGACAAGATCAAAGACGGCGCCGACGGGATGAAAATCCATCAAGGTATCTGTACACGTTTTGAAAAGGCCGGCTATAAGACCGGACTGGTCAACGGGCGTATGCAGGGGTATTTCCACGGGACGGGACATGGAGTCGGGCTGGATATTCATGAAGCACCGCGTATCAGCCGAACCGGGTCGCTCCTCCAAGAGGGACACGTCGTCACCGTCGAACCAGGTCTGTATTATCCCGGATTAGGAGCAGTTCGAATCGAGGATATGGTCCTCGTCACGAAAGACGGGTGCCGCAATCTCACCAATTTCCCAAAAGTGTTCGAGCTCGGATAG
- a CDS encoding phosphoglucomutase, alpha-D-glucose phosphate-specific (catalyzes the interconversion of alpha-D-glucose 1-phosphate to alpha-D-glucose 6-phosphate) has translation MCIMALHAFAGKPAPPSTLVDVPRLLSAYWTEKPDVSVREQRVSFGTSGHRGSSFKCSFNENHIVAVAQAVCEYRATQHATGPLYVGKDTHALSEPAFVTVLEVLAANGVHAIIDTDEGFTPTPVISHAILTFNRGRTSGLADGVVITPSHNPPEDGGIKYNPPHGGPADTQTTKWIEDRANALLAGALQGVRRLPIEQARRASTTHRCDYIETYLSDLKNVIDMEVIKAAGLKLGIDPLGGSGVAYWQPIAERYGLDIEVVNPAVDPTFRFMPLDWDGKIRMDCSSPYAMANLIALKDRFDVAFGNDADNDRHGIVTRSGLMNPNHYLAASIAYLYAHRPGWKSDAGIGKTLVSSSLIDRVAIKLKRRLVEVPVGFKWFVSGLLDGSLGFGGEESAGASFLRRDGSVWSTDKDGIIMSLLAAEMTAKTGRDPSQSYQDLTKELGEPVYERIDAPATPEQKAILSKLSPDQVNATDLAGDRIVAMLTKAPGNGAAIGGLKVVTENGWFAARPSGTEDVYKLYAESFRGKNHLKRIQVEAQALITSALASPR, from the coding sequence ATGTGTATCATGGCTCTCCATGCTTTCGCCGGCAAACCGGCACCTCCTTCCACACTGGTGGATGTGCCGAGACTGTTATCCGCATACTGGACGGAGAAACCGGATGTCTCGGTTCGAGAACAGCGCGTGTCATTCGGTACATCCGGACATCGTGGCTCTTCCTTCAAATGCAGCTTCAATGAGAACCATATCGTGGCGGTGGCTCAAGCCGTTTGTGAATACCGGGCGACGCAACACGCGACCGGGCCGCTTTACGTTGGAAAGGACACGCATGCCCTCTCGGAGCCGGCCTTCGTGACCGTGCTCGAAGTCCTCGCGGCCAATGGCGTTCACGCTATCATCGATACAGATGAAGGGTTCACGCCTACACCGGTGATCTCGCACGCCATCCTGACTTTCAACCGTGGCCGTACCTCCGGTCTGGCCGACGGGGTGGTCATCACGCCATCCCACAACCCGCCCGAAGACGGCGGGATCAAGTACAATCCACCGCATGGTGGCCCCGCCGACACGCAAACGACCAAGTGGATCGAGGATCGGGCCAACGCTCTTCTCGCCGGTGCTCTCCAAGGAGTACGGCGTCTTCCGATTGAACAGGCTCGACGGGCATCGACTACCCATCGATGCGATTACATTGAAACCTATCTGAGTGACTTAAAAAATGTCATCGACATGGAGGTCATCAAGGCGGCGGGACTCAAGCTGGGGATCGACCCCCTCGGTGGATCCGGTGTGGCCTACTGGCAACCGATCGCCGAACGCTATGGATTGGATATCGAGGTCGTGAATCCGGCTGTCGATCCAACCTTTCGCTTCATGCCCTTGGATTGGGACGGCAAGATCCGGATGGACTGCTCGTCTCCCTATGCCATGGCCAATCTCATTGCACTGAAAGATCGGTTCGACGTGGCATTCGGCAACGATGCCGACAACGATCGGCATGGAATCGTGACGCGTTCGGGTTTGATGAATCCGAACCATTATCTCGCTGCCTCCATCGCCTACCTGTATGCTCACCGTCCCGGCTGGAAATCCGATGCCGGCATCGGCAAGACTTTGGTCAGCAGTAGTTTGATCGATCGCGTGGCAATCAAACTGAAACGGAGGCTCGTCGAAGTGCCGGTTGGGTTCAAGTGGTTTGTGAGCGGCCTGCTCGATGGTTCACTCGGCTTCGGCGGCGAAGAAAGCGCCGGTGCGTCGTTCTTACGACGAGATGGTTCCGTCTGGTCGACCGATAAGGACGGCATCATCATGAGCCTGCTGGCTGCTGAAATGACGGCGAAAACCGGACGCGATCCATCGCAGTCATACCAAGACCTCACGAAAGAATTGGGCGAGCCGGTCTATGAACGGATTGACGCACCGGCTACGCCGGAGCAGAAAGCCATTCTCTCCAAACTTTCGCCTGATCAAGTGAACGCAACAGACCTCGCCGGAGATCGAATTGTGGCGATGCTTACCAAGGCCCCGGGCAATGGCGCAGCTATCGGCGGCTTAAAGGTCGTGACCGAGAACGGCTGGTTCGCCGCCAGACCGTCGGGAACGGAAGATGTGTACAAGCTCTATGCGGAGAGCTTCAGAGGAAAGAATCACCTCAAGCGGATCCAAGTGGAAGCCCAGGCGCTCATCACAAGCGCGTTAGCCTCGCCGAGATGA
- a CDS encoding lipoyl synthase (catalyzes the radical-mediated insertion of two sulfur atoms into an acyl carrier protein (ACP) bound to an octanoyl group to produce a lipoyl group): MSFIPLDHLRTAGHQPSSAGSQPSSDRRRLPSWFKVTAKTGPDYLDVKQTMERLKLHTICEEAHCPNRWECWNARTATFLILGDICTRRCHYCSVETGRPHAVDQDEPGRVAEAIRALGLRHAVITSVNRDELPDGGAAVFAETIRQTRRLNPTCTIEVLIPDFEGNEEALATVCAEKPEIMNHNIETVRRLFPSIRPQGKYQRSIDLLARAKRHGMKTKSGLILGMGETLGEARQVMRDLRAVDCDIITIGQYLQPTRGHIPVARFYEPSEFAALKEEGLGMGFSHVESGPLVRSSYHAEQQVSSDESQLLPIRTKRSAAQ; this comes from the coding sequence ATGAGCTTTATTCCTCTCGATCACCTCCGAACTGCCGGCCATCAGCCATCATCCGCCGGCTCCCAGCCGTCATCTGACCGTCGTCGCCTTCCTTCCTGGTTTAAAGTCACCGCGAAAACCGGGCCGGATTATCTCGACGTCAAGCAGACCATGGAACGGCTCAAGCTCCACACGATTTGCGAAGAAGCCCACTGTCCCAATCGGTGGGAATGCTGGAATGCCAGGACGGCGACGTTCCTCATTCTTGGTGATATCTGTACCAGACGTTGTCACTATTGTTCGGTAGAGACGGGACGACCGCACGCGGTAGATCAGGATGAGCCAGGCCGGGTTGCAGAAGCAATCCGAGCACTCGGGCTTCGCCATGCGGTTATCACGTCCGTGAATCGTGACGAATTACCGGATGGAGGGGCGGCAGTCTTTGCGGAAACGATTAGGCAGACCAGACGGCTGAATCCAACCTGTACAATCGAGGTGTTGATTCCTGATTTTGAAGGCAATGAGGAAGCGCTTGCGACCGTCTGTGCCGAGAAACCGGAAATTATGAATCACAATATTGAAACCGTCCGGAGGCTTTTCCCATCGATCAGACCCCAAGGGAAATATCAGCGGTCGATCGATCTACTCGCCCGAGCCAAGCGACATGGAATGAAGACCAAATCCGGGCTGATCCTCGGTATGGGCGAGACGCTCGGCGAAGCTCGTCAGGTGATGCGTGATCTCCGAGCGGTGGATTGCGACATCATCACCATCGGCCAGTATCTCCAGCCGACCAGAGGCCACATTCCGGTAGCTCGGTTCTACGAGCCCTCCGAATTCGCTGCTCTCAAAGAAGAAGGGCTTGGGATGGGTTTCAGCCACGTGGAATCCGGACCACTGGTTCGCAGCTCCTATCATGCGGAGCAGCAAGTCTCTTCGGATGAAAGCCAATTGTTGCCCATCCGGACAAAACGCAGCGCTGCGCAATGA
- a CDS encoding non-heme iron oxygenase ferredoxin subunit, with protein MAEFVRVAGLADIKPGHGIVAEANGKAVAVFNVDGTIHAISNTCCHREGPLGEGELEGAIVTCPWHGWRFNVTTGACMNNPSAKVEAYQVTIEGEDVKVLL; from the coding sequence ATGGCGGAGTTTGTGCGTGTGGCGGGCCTCGCTGATATCAAGCCAGGGCATGGCATCGTAGCCGAAGCGAATGGCAAGGCCGTCGCGGTATTCAATGTGGACGGGACCATTCACGCGATCAGCAATACCTGCTGCCATCGAGAGGGACCATTAGGAGAAGGAGAATTGGAAGGCGCTATCGTTACCTGTCCCTGGCACGGATGGCGGTTCAATGTCACGACTGGTGCTTGCATGAACAATCCATCCGCAAAGGTGGAAGCCTATCAGGTAACGATCGAAGGGGAGGATGTGAAGGTATTGCTCTAG